A region of the Echeneis naucrates chromosome 22, fEcheNa1.1, whole genome shotgun sequence genome:
CCATGTTCAGTTTGTcagatatataaataataaacatttactaTAATGCATGTTAttcacattaataattcattttaaacatacatttacataattgttgtaatgaatacatttaagCAACAGAAACTGGAAGCAGCCACTTGGGAGCCGGAAGAGCCAGAGCTCCCTTCACCGCTCGGCTGCAGTGAGGCCGCTGCCGGTCGGGCCGAGCGGCTCCAGGTTCTGCAGCCTCTGCTGCCGCGCCGTGGTTTGGCGCATTGCAGATCCGCGCTGGCCAATCAGCGGCCTCCGTACAGCGTGCAGGATATTGCGGGTTTCAAGCGGCCAATCAGAAACCGCCTCTCAAATACAAACCCGCAACCAGGACCAGCGCTGACAACGTATCCTTCCGCCTGGATAAAAATCTGTGTAACACAAAATAGTCCGTCACTTACATTGTTCCCGCGTCACGGGTCTGGGAATACGCGGGAACCCCTTTCCTTGTTTCTTCCTATTTTAGTGGAGACAAACATCCATGTGGCCAAATAATTCTCCATAAAGTAAAGAAAGCGTTTGTCCACAGACAGGTGCTGTCATCCTCCCATACGTTTcaccaaatacacaaaatagACTATTATAGTTTCAATCTTCCTGTCAGGAACTGAAACATCTGACgcctgaaaataaaacacctttCTTTGGCCGTTGTATTTCCCCTGTTCATGCTCCTTTCACATTTGAATTGAGGCCCATGCAATGTTCACACTCCTGCTGTGGTTTAACTGCTTCAGATTGCACTAACACCTTCTGACTATGGTTTTTATAGCAGATGTAATGGCAGTCACAGAAACACCAGCAGACTTCATGATTGGCCGCAGGTGGATGGGACATGTGGCCACAGAGGAGATTATACAATAAGAGTCTTAGAGTGGACAGATACAAAAGGTACATCAACGTCTGTTGAGCATGAAAAGTGTCATCATAAGATATATTCTGTTCACCacgtctatatatatatatatatatgtatatatatatatatattattgattTGTCCCTAAGTTAACagtatttaatataattttattatattataattagcAGGGTTATTTTCATGAATATTGACCGATTATACCCCAGTGGTCTCATTCCGTTAGCAGCAGTTTAGTCCTGATGTGTCTGAAATTGTTATGAGTTCTAACAGAGAgctggattttatttgtttatattttctatattatttCATTGTAGAAGTGTTGCGTATACAGTATCAACGAAAGCAGAACCTGCAGTATTCCCAGCATCTTGTCGGACTTGTCCTgtagcagaaaaaaatcttgtttaaTGAGCATGGATTATGGATCTATTTCCTATTAATATCTTTCTGTGAATTTGTTCAGTAAATGTACTTAACAAATAATTTAGGAATAAGGAATTTAATCCAAATGCGTTTTTGAACATTAATGCCATATGTTCCCCTTTTGACAGTGCTGATGTGTTTATACCAGCACTTTTGAGAACTATGACTAACACGGTGAGAGGAAACGTTCAGCCTTTTACTCCTGGTGATTGGATGAGGCTGCAAATATCCTAGAAGTGGTCATTTGGGAACTGTTGCAGGCGTGATAAAGTTGGTCTGACACGGAGCTTATTCTTTGCAGTAATTGGCTTCCTGTGCACAGAACGCGACACTAATTCGCGGttggcctaaaaaaaaaacaaaaaacaaaaacaaaaccgcATCATCCCTGCAGCACAGCGAGGACGTGAAGGCAGCATAGCATGCATCGCATTGCGCGGAGGGGGTCGCCACATTTCTAACGCAGTGACTTTACAGCACCGTCCCGGGACAAACACGTCCACgggtgtgcgtgtgcgtgcgcgcgcgttAAAACCGGAGAGCGCGCGCCGCCGCCTCACTGACTGAGCTAATTTCCCTACAGAGCGGAGGGATACAGTGAGACTCAGAGCGGTGCTCCGTCTCGCCTGCCCGCCTCCAGCCCGGTCCGGTGGCAGCCGTCCATTTCCTCCCTGCCGTAGGTTTAGCGCAGCGACTTCTCCGGACTCTCACAGACATGGTGAGTGTTCAGCCGGCCTCCATTTGTGTTAGCCCCTGAAATGGCGTGCGACCGTGTGAATGGCAGCCAggttctctgtctgtctgagtgatAGTTATTTATTGAGGCGGCGGAGCTTTCGTTGCGGACAGCGGAGCTCCGGGTTAGCTAGCTAACTAGCTGTTAACGCTGGCCGCCGGTCTCAGCGGCTGGTCGCGGCCAGCGAGAGGCTTATCACGTTACAGCTGCAGTCGATGTTCGCTCCTCTCGTCCTGCTCATTTCCAGGAAGCCACACATCGGCACTGTTAGCATCACAGATCCATCCACAATGACTGATTTTTCCGGTAACGGGCGGCAGCTCATTACATCAGTCAGATGTAACAGGCCTTATAGAATAGATTGTGCGATTGTGCTGCATCTTTAATGAATTTATGATACACCAGATGTGTGACCAGTAAAAAGCACATCTGATTGAGATCCTTAAAGGACCGACGGGTGAGCTGCCTAGTGCAGATGAGGTGTACAGTACATCTCTGATTTCTGCTATTGCAGCTATAAAACACTGTCTttcttcagacattttttttacagcgTGGTAATTACTCCTTTATCAGATAAGGGAGATGAACAGACTTGTTCTGGGCCATATTCACTCAGGACAGATTGATTGACTTTAGAATTATATCCCAGCAATGCAAGCACGATTACAATGGtgataatatttataataataataataacaacaataattattattagtattattcaTACGGTCTCAAATGGTGCAGAAGGTTTTCTGTAAATGCACAATGTCATCTTCTTGTTTGGAGTCTCTGTTATTGCCATAGTACAATCACACATCTCTATATATGTAGTTATGCTCTTTAACTTGTGAAGGGAGATGCATACAAATTGGAAGTGTTTTGTCATGTGCTAATGGGGGGGGGAAAAAGGTTTGGTAAAAAATTTGGTATCTTCTGGCTAAGCCCTAATTTGACAAACCATGTTTGACAGATGTGATCTGCTGAACACATCGTAGGCATCTGGCTCCCTTATCTAAGAAACAAAGCCCTCTATTTCAGCTATGTAAATAATCTTTTAACAAATCTGTGTCAGTCTTTCACTAGTTCATGCACGtggcagatttttcttttgaaagggTTATCACCTTGTAGACGGAAGGATTGGATTTTGGTTAAAAGTAAATGGCCAGTATGTGTTAGTATTCTGTTCTCcttacattcatgtttttagtaAGTGTTCCAACAGCCATTGTTGTAAAAAGTAAGAAATTGAGCCATTTGGTAATAGTTCCACCAAAGTGCATCACACGTATTTACACAGCATATTCACCATGGCAGCTGgtcatatttaatttattacatAATCTTTAATTAAGAAGTGTTTTGCCTTCATACTGACTGTGAGCTGAACATGGTGGTTTTTGGGGGGGCGAgatttgcatttaaaaagtcataataggattttgaaattatttcacAGCTGtatggatgttttgtttttgttatagcACCATGGTTGACAAAATATGCCACAGCACATATAAAGTATTTGGCTGCATCACTGTTGCACAATTCTCATGGTTCTTTTACATCTGTGGGATGTGTTTAAGCCAGAAGGACTTGTCATATGAGTCATCTTACTGCTCGAGTTTGAATTAGATGTGTTCATGGTCCGGCTGCTTGAAGCAACTATATACTGGAAACATTACAGTTTGCACATAGTGAAAAGAtatgcatacatttttattttatctgaaaatCACTCCTCCCAGAATTGTTTCTTGGGAGACATCATTGGCTGTTTAAGTAAATAGTTTGGCTTCCATGCTACACATACTAGGTATGTGGCCAGTATGACCTAGTGTTTTAGTGCCTTGAGAGGAATGTGGCCTTGATATTAAGGTGTTTAGCAGCTTGAAAACCATCAGtcgaacatacacacacatcatcattgACATTAATGTTGTTCAGACTGAGAGATGTTCATAATTGCTTGACAGCACtaatagtttgtttttaaaaatccagGGTAATAATAGAATGTCCCTCACGGAGAGAGTTGCACCCATGTGGACAGGGGCCCTGCCAAGGGCGTCTCTCTGGTGTGATGCCATCTAGGAGGTCAGATGTACAGCTAACTGATCCTCCCTAGGAGCTGCAACTGTAGCAATGAGATGACAGGCCACAGATTAACACATGCATATTAACACAGACAAAACCCCTGTGACCCTCCCCTGGTCTGGACACTGTTACTCACACACCTTTAATCATTTTTCCTgcactggacacacacatacacacacaatgtcgTTCCCTGTCAATCTGTTGAAAACGCTACATGTGTTGCACTACTGTAGGAGGGGGAGAGATCTCATCTGCTCATCCATCTTTCCTGTACATCATTTGAAGAGGTGGACAGACAgctgggcacacacacacacacacaaacacggaaACTCTGATATGGAGTCACAGGGAGTGGTGTTCTCCAAACTTTTTCCCCATTTGGAGTCAGATGGAGCCAGGAAAAGGCAGCGTCCAGCTAAGTTCACTCACAGCACAGCAAGACACCAGGACAGGAAAAAAGAATGATGATCTGCAGACAGAGTAATTGAGAGATAGACAGACGGATGGACATCTAACCAGGCAAAAATCAACAGAAGGACCAACTATTCCATCAGCTTGTCCTCCGGCTACACTGAAGAGGGAAGCAACGCTAAGTTAGTGGGATTCTGCTGACCTTTACTCCTGAAAAGGACTGAAAACGTCTGTCATCTACCCAGCCATCTTTTCACTGTGGATGGACTGAAAGACAAGTCCTGCAATTATCCAGTCATCTGATCACCGTTCATGCCTTCATCCAACTATCTACCTGTCCAGGACTTAAAAACACCCATctattttgtttattcagaatagttctttttttccccatccttCAAAAAATGATGTAACTATTCAGGAAGATGGCAAAATCTACCATTTATGTGTGTCTCCTTGAATCACTTTTATCAATTGACACCAACTGATAGATGTCTGGCCATCATTTTTGTCATCCAATTACTTCTCTAATGCGAAAACGTAATTCCTGCCTCACTTACCACCCTTCCGTCATCATGCTGCCCAAGAAAGTGGCTCTATACCCAGCAGAGGATGAGTTGGTGAGCCTGTCCACCGTCTATGACCTCTTGGATGAACAACAACACTACTACAAGGAActcatccagcagcaggagaggaacTACAGAGCTTTCCTACAGATGCTTATGGACACTTCATCCAGCCGCATGGACAACCTGGTCCGAGAGATGCAGGACCTGAGGAACTGCGTACAGAGAACCAAGACTGAATTGGCAGAGGTTAAAAAACAGGGCATCCAGAACAGCAAACAGGCAGAGTGCCTGGCTGAAGGCTTGGTGATGGTGCGAGGGGTACTGGATGGCCTCAGCGTCAAAGCAGGAGTAATGAAGGGAGgtgcaggaggaagaggtgtAGATCTGAAGCAGTACAGAGGAGGAAGTGGGTTAAAATTGGATGGAGGAAGACGAGGATGTGGAAgcagagaagcaaaaaaaacagaacctAAAGCAGTGAAGCTTGTGGCAGACCTCACAGATATCCACTTTGATGATATAAAGGTTGTACAGATATCACAAAGAATGAATGTTCTCCCTTGGCCTTGGTTTATGTATAGCGGAAGCCTGCCCAAAAACAATTCCTACTATTTTTGAGATTGTGTGAGGTTGTGGAGTGAATTATTTTGCTTTAAGGCTATGTTGATGTGTGTACTTGATACTAAATTCTCATCTCAAGTGCTTCTTGGTTGTGATGCTCATTACTCAGTGCAACTGATTGTTTCAAcgctgtctttgtgtttttgtgctcagGCTGACCAACTAACAGAGGAGCAGATTGCAGgtaaattgaaaatataaagaaCAGTTTCTATTTTTTGATAGAGTTACATTTATCGGCTTCTGTATATGTTGCTGTTAATATTTTGAcctcttctctctgtgcctgccCAGAGTTCAAGGAGGCCTTCTCCCTGTTTGATAAAGATGGAGATGGCACCATCACCACTAAGGAGCTGGGCACTGTCATGCGGTCCCTGGGTCAAAACCCAACTGAAGCAGAGCTCCAGGACATGATCAATGAGGTGGATGCAGATGGTATGCTAGTTCGCCCTTCACACAAAGATGGCTTTATTAGTGAAGCCCACCTGATATATTTGTTATTGAGTTTTATTTGTAGTTGACATCTGACCCTGTACACCAGGCAATGGAACCATTGACTTCCCAGAGTTCCTGACAATGATGGCAAGGAAGATGAAGGACActgacagtgaggaggagatcAGGGAGGCATTCAGGGTCTTTGATAAAGTAGGTCTGACCGTGTGTCTTCTGAGATGATAAAACTACACTTTTCTGGTTTTAGTTTGCGGTTGTTCTTCATAATAGAATAGCACTACTTAATAAGACTCCTAAATCTGAACGCCCATATACTTAAGTGACTATAGAGTGGATAACTATTTGGTCCTACCAATAATGGCTTTGCAAGTGACTGCTGACAAATATGTATGACTAAGTATATTACTACATGTGTTTAATTGAACTCTTGTGTGTCTCTTGGCCAGGATGGCAATGGTTACATTAGTGCAGCAGAGCTGCGTCATGTGATGACCAACCTGGGGGAGAAGCTGACAGATGAGGAGGTTGATGAGATGATCAGAGAAGCTGACATTGATGGAGATGGACAGGTCAATTATGAAGGTACGGGAAAAGGTTTAAGAAAATGTTGATTACGCCAAGATTGTTTGCAGAATAAAAATATGCACATAAGTATTATTAACTTCTGTATATGAAACTGAGCCAAATTATGTAATCTGACAAACACTGATAGACTGATAGCTTTTATGtttgtctgtcaatcacagtttTAACTGTTATACAAGTTAAATATTGTTCCTGATgagaccttttttttcctccacagaaTTTGTTCAGATGATGACCGCCAAATGAACTGAGCTCCTATTACAGACAAAGAATCAGTCAAATGTTTCACTTACCTCTTACTGCAAAAATCTACATTTATTCATACTGTTCTGTATAGACAACTTAAACTGAATGttggaaaactgaaaatctgtCCATATAAACAAGCTCAAAAAaggtaaaagacaaaaagaaaaaacctaaATGAAACTGCATGTACTGGCTTGTATTTCCTGCCCCCACACAGCACTGAGCTGCCCAATGAGATCTCAGCTCATTAGTCAAGCAGCCACTCTGCAGCCGGCTGATTGGCCACTGCTCCTCTGCTTTCTGGTTCCATCTGCCTGATGTCATAATTATTTGAGCTGGCCAATCGCCTTTCTTCtataacttcctgtttttcagttgtgtttttttttttttctttttttttttttttttcttcttcttctttttttcctttcttttcatcatGCATGCAGCTTTAGAAGGGTTACTGTTGAGAGCCCAATGGTAGAAGGCTGTTCTGGCCCCAGTTTGGCCTGAGACCCACTGAGAGgggatgggaggagggggggggggagggaggaggattTAGGTGACTGATGGATGAGAGTGAGTGAACCAGTGGAACCTTTGCAGTTTACTTATCTAAGTCAGTAACGACAGAGATATTTTTAAGAAAACtattaaaatggaataaataagAACTCATTTTAGAATATGTGTCTCTGGCATGTTAGGATACTCGCTTTAtcctttgtgtgtttacctTTTTTGAGGGTGACGCCTTGGTGGGGCATAGATTTGAGCCCCTTGGGTAGTGGGTGTGTCCTAGACTTTTGGAGGGGTTGGGGGGACGTAAACAGTGATGATACAAAAGCAATTTTTGGGGCAAGTACAAGTATCAGTTGTTGCAGAAGTGGAAATGATGAGTTAGTGAACTATTATCTGTGCTTGTTCCTCACTGAAGCTTGCTCAGGTGCAGTATATTGCCTCAAGCGTTGCATGCGTTGTCATTCTACGAGGGGGTTGGTTTCATTTTAGTGGGGCAGGGTCGGTGCTTTGCGGCATTTctatcttgtgtttttgtgtgagtttgcgtgtgtctgtgtgcgtgcgtgcgtgtgcgcgtgcacGTGTGGGTGCGGCGAAGCCCGGCCCAGTCCAACTGTTCTGTTCAGTTCAGTTGATCTGCATTCCAAGTTGTACATGCTAgtctttacattttgtttttccaataaaatatCATTAACTGAAGTCTTGTATGGCGTCTCGTGTGGTTATTTCTTCAAAAGAACCCAGCTTGTGTCTTCTCTCAGTGAAGACTGACCCAGTGGAGGAATTAAGGGAAAGGTATCGGAGGGTCATGCTTGGAGAATATGAATATACTCTGAGGAGGGATGGGAATAAACCAAGTGACAAAGTGATACTGAATCAACCTGCCTCCCTTCATGCATTCAAGCATATCACCATGGTTACCCTGATTCCCCTGTCTTATTGATATAGCtagtaataaaaaaacactCCCAACAGGCAGCTGATGAACAAATAGAAGTAGAAAGTGCAGCAGTCAGTGTCCTAAACACCCGTGATGATTAGACATCgacgtgtttctgtgtgtggagGGGCATCAGAAGGACTTCTCCAGATCGAGAATGTCTGTCTGCAGATGAGGAGgttgttgctaggcaacagggACAAGGCATGGGATGGGTGGAAGTGAAAGAGGGAGCAGAAAAACGTGGGAGTTTGAGGAGAGAGCAACAGAAGAGACAAGTGGGGGAAGAGATGAAGAGGTTGAAGGACAATAATAGAAAGCCAGGActtgagggagaggaggagagcgaggGATGAAAAGAACGAGAGCACATTTACAGAGCATCTGAAAACCTGTAACATTTCTCCAGCTCAgccctctttcctctcttccaaAAGATAATATCCTGTCTTTTGACAGCTGAAGTCATTGACAGTGGGATTTGAGGCTTCACTCGGTTTATTCATCAGAGCTTTGTCAATAAACTTCAGCTTTGAAGCGCTGCTACTTTCTGAGATATTGAACATTTACTGATGGGGATTGTAGCATCgatgagaggcagagagagggaaggaggaatgTAGGAgatgtttgatttttacatgtattacgcacacgcacacacacagaagctggAGTTATGTAACTGTCTGAAGTGTATTCATATATCTTACTGTTCTCTGTCAGTGAGCTGCCACTCTGATCTTATTAACTGGACTTCCAGTCCAGAAGATTCACTTTCTTCTCCAATTCATCTAATATACACTAAGTGTGTGCCCAACGCCCATAATGCACAAAAATCAGCATGATATGTATActgacaaacatacacacatacacatacagacacacaatgccCTACCCCAGCAGGCTTCAGTGTTCTCTCACATGAATATTTTAGTTATTCACCTGATATCCACAAGGATGGTgtaagtgatgtgtgtgtgtgtgtgtgtgtgtgtgtgtgtgaggcagagaaAGTTAGACACACCAGTAGCTATTCAGTATATTACATAGCATTTCTTTTATGTCTTATCTCTTCGTCTTCCatcaaaaataacagaataacaataaagaaacaggaagacagggA
Encoded here:
- the LOC115035337 gene encoding calmodulin-A isoform X2, with the protein product MTDFSEEQIAEFKEAFSLFDKDGDGTITTKELGTVMRSLGQNPTEAELQDMINEVDADGNGTIDFPEFLTMMARKMKDTDSEEEIREAFRVFDKDGNGYISAAELRHVMTNLGEKLTDEEVDEMIREADIDGDGQVNYEEFVQMMTAK
- the LOC115035337 gene encoding calmodulin-A isoform X1 — protein: MLMCVLDTKFSSQVLLGCDAHYSVQLIVSTLSLCFCAQADQLTEEQIAEFKEAFSLFDKDGDGTITTKELGTVMRSLGQNPTEAELQDMINEVDADGNGTIDFPEFLTMMARKMKDTDSEEEIREAFRVFDKDGNGYISAAELRHVMTNLGEKLTDEEVDEMIREADIDGDGQVNYEEFVQMMTAK